In uncultured Umboniibacter sp., one genomic interval encodes:
- a CDS encoding glutathione peroxidase: MSVYDFEVQTNKGESVTLDEYQGKVLLVVNTASKCGFTPQYKGLESIYGKFKAEGFEVLGFPCNQFGKQEPGDDGEIASFCDLNFGVSFPLFKKIDVNGDAQSPLFSYLKTKAPGIAGTTGVKWNFTKFLVGRDGQVIRRYAPKTKPEAIEADIEAELAKRA, from the coding sequence GTGAGTGTCTATGATTTTGAGGTGCAAACTAACAAAGGCGAATCAGTCACGCTAGACGAGTACCAGGGTAAGGTACTGCTAGTCGTTAATACGGCGAGTAAATGTGGTTTTACTCCTCAGTATAAAGGTCTGGAGTCGATCTATGGAAAGTTTAAAGCTGAAGGTTTCGAGGTACTCGGCTTTCCCTGTAACCAATTTGGTAAACAGGAACCAGGTGATGATGGTGAGATTGCTTCGTTTTGTGATCTAAACTTCGGTGTTTCGTTTCCTTTGTTTAAAAAGATTGATGTGAACGGCGACGCCCAGTCACCGTTGTTCAGTTACTTAAAAACTAAAGCGCCAGGTATCGCCGGTACAACGGGTGTAAAATGGAACTTCACCAAGTTTTTAGTGGGTCGCGATGGGCAGGTAATTCGCCGCTACGCGCCTAAGACTAAGCCTGAAGCTATTGAGGCGGACATTGAAGCTGAGCTAGCCAAACGCGCTTAA